From a single Staphylococcus epidermidis genomic region:
- a CDS encoding betaine/proline/choline family ABC transporter ATP-binding protein (Members of the family are the ATP-binding subunit of ABC transporters for substrates such as betaine, L-proline or other amino acids, choline, carnitine, etc. The substrate specificity is best determined from the substrate-binding subunit, rather than this subunit, as it interacts with the permease subunit and not with substrate directly.), translated as MLSIKNLTKIYSGNKKAVDNISLDIQSGEFIAFIGTSGSGKTTALRMINRMIEATDGQIMMNGKDVRNMNPVELRRSIGYVIQQIGLMPHMTIRENIVLVPKLLKWSKEKKDEKAKELIKLVDLPEEYLDRYPAELSGGQQQRIGVVRALAAEQDIILMDEPFGALDPITRDTLQDLVKELQQKLGKTFIFVTHDMDEAIKLADKICIMSKGKVVQYDTPDNILRYPANDFVRDFIGQNRLIQDRPNMKSVESAMIKPVTVKADDSLNDAVNIMRTRRVDTIFVVNNQNKLLGFLDIEDINQGLRARKELIDTMQRDVYKVHINSKLQDSVRTILKRNVRNVPVVDNDEHLIGLITRANLVDIVYDSIWGEEDSDSYEIPNESLDENNHDLPQNQTDTRTNINEDVNDYHDAQHRGED; from the coding sequence ATGTTAAGTATTAAAAACTTAACCAAGATTTATTCAGGGAATAAAAAAGCGGTAGATAATATTTCTTTGGATATTCAATCTGGTGAATTTATCGCTTTTATTGGGACGAGTGGTAGTGGTAAAACAACTGCACTACGCATGATTAATCGTATGATTGAGGCGACAGATGGACAGATTATGATGAATGGAAAAGATGTCCGTAATATGAATCCTGTTGAATTGCGGAGAAGTATCGGTTATGTCATTCAACAAATTGGTTTGATGCCACATATGACTATTCGAGAAAATATTGTTTTAGTACCTAAACTTTTAAAATGGTCTAAAGAGAAGAAAGATGAAAAAGCTAAAGAACTTATTAAACTGGTAGATTTACCTGAAGAATATTTGGATCGTTATCCAGCTGAATTGTCAGGAGGGCAACAACAACGAATTGGTGTTGTGCGCGCTTTAGCAGCTGAACAAGATATTATATTAATGGATGAACCTTTCGGTGCATTAGATCCTATTACACGCGATACATTACAAGATTTAGTAAAGGAATTACAACAAAAATTAGGAAAAACATTTATTTTTGTCACTCATGATATGGATGAGGCTATTAAATTAGCAGACAAAATATGTATTATGTCTAAGGGAAAAGTCGTTCAATACGATACACCTGACAATATTTTACGATATCCTGCAAATGACTTTGTTAGAGATTTTATTGGGCAAAATCGCTTGATTCAGGATCGTCCTAATATGAAATCTGTGGAAAGTGCTATGATCAAACCCGTCACTGTTAAAGCAGATGATTCATTGAATGATGCAGTAAATATTATGAGAACACGTCGAGTAGACACTATTTTTGTAGTCAATAATCAAAATAAATTATTAGGATTTTTAGATATTGAAGATATCAATCAAGGATTACGTGCGCGTAAAGAATTAATTGATACCATGCAAAGGGATGTCTACAAAGTACATATCAATTCAAAGTTACAAGACTCAGTGCGTACTATTCTAAAACGTAATGTTAGAAATGTACCTGTGGTCGATAATGATGAACATCTCATTGGTTTAATTACACGTGCAAACTTAGTCGATATTGTGTATGACTCAATTTGGGGCGAAGAAGATTCTGATAGTTATGAGATCCCAAATGAAAGCTTAGATGAGAATAATCACGATTTACCACAAAATCAAACTGATACACGAACAAATATAAATGAAGATGTGAATGATTATCATGATGCTCAACATAGAGGTGAGGATTAA